GGAAGATGTGAACCGATTACGATCAACCTATGCATGAATATTCCGTACAATGAAACGATTATGCCAAATCTAATGAACCATCAAAAGCAAGAAGATGCTGGCCAAGAAGTTCATCAATTTGCACCCTTGGTCAAGATGAAGTGCAGCCCTgatcttcgtttcttcttgtGCACGGTGTACGCGCCTGTATGCACTATCATTGACAGAGCAATACCTCCGTGTAGATCGCTATGCGAGAGTGCACGAGCAGGGTGTGAACGATTGATGAACAGTTTCGGCTTCGCGTGGCCGGACAATCTCGATTGTTCTAAGTTACCCGAAAACGGCGGTCCTGAATTATGCGTGGGTCACAACGAGACCACACCGCCTGAACCCTCGCCACCGGTTTATACACCACCGCTTATGCCTGTACCTGAATTTCAACCGTCCTGGACCGGAGGACCAAAACCGTACGGTAGCGGATTTATGCTCGGTGCCAGGGATTTTGGTTTTGTTTGTCCAATGCAGTTCAAGGTCCCGCATGAACTTGGTTACTCGCTGAAGGTCGGCGACAAAGTTGAGCTTAATTGCGGCGCTCCTTGTGATGGAATGTTTTTCACCGAAAGGGAACGACGTTTTTCAAGGATTTGGGTTGGCACTTGGGCCTCCATTTGTGCAGCTTCTTGTTTTTTCACTTTCTTGACGTTTCTCATTGACACAGATAGGTTCAGGTAAttgtattcatatttatttataatagattatttaattaaagtcATTAGTTAAAAGCACAGTCTTTTAATTCATAACTTGcaattatgaatataaattattgccTATACATGGTTGTTTGTATTATGTGGTATGTCTTTATgagatatatattatagtaaattttattacaatacaaaaatataaaattctcgtATTAACAtgatatacacatgtataacTTTCCTTGAATATATtagttaaaatatgtaataatgttatattatattatgcatATTACATTTATGTGTAGGTATCCCGAAAGGCCAATCATTTTTTTATCAGTATGTTACCTTATGGTAGCATTGGCATATGTGATTGGTTGGGCAGCTGGCAATTCTATTGCCTGCAGAGAGCCTTTTCCACCTCCTTTAGATATGAGAATTCAAATGGCATCAACAATATCCCAAGGTACCAAGCATGAATTGTGTACAGTACTTTTCATGGTGCTTTACTTTTTTGGGATGGCATCCAGTATCTGGTGGGTCATCTTAACATTGACATGGTTCCTAGCTGCTGGATTAAAATGGGGCCACGAAGCAATAGAAGCTAATTCACAGTATTTTCATTTAGCAGCTTGGGCTGCTCCAGCAATAAAAACAGTTACTATCCTAGCATTGGGAAAGGTGGAAGGTAAATAATCTAAAACataagaagaaattatttttaatataattcattTACTTATTATGAATgcattactttatttttataggAGATATATTGTCTGGTGTTTGTTATGTGGGCCTCTGGAATGTTGAGGCTCTACGTGGGTTTGTTTTGGCACCATTATGCGTTTATCTAATCCTTGGGACTGCCTTCTTATTGGCTGgatttgtttctcttttccgTATACGTACTGTTATGAAGCACGATGGTACAAAGACTGACAAACTAGAAAAATTAATGATACGTATTGGCATATTTTCTGTGTTATACATAGTTCCTGCATTGATTGTCATTGCTTGCTTATTTTATGAGCAAGCATATTTTGATCAGTGGATGCTGACTTGGAACATGGAGATGTGTTCAAGGCCTGGACCACAATCTTTATATTCGATGCCGTGCCCAGTTGGAGAGCGTACCCGCGATGTCGGGAGGCGGCCAGAATTTGAGGTTttcatgataaaatatttaatggctATGATTGTTGGTATAACAAGTAGCTTTTGGGTGTGGTCAAGTAAAACATTGACTAGTTGGCGACAATTTTTCAATCACATACAAGGACGTCGTGCTGAGGCGTACGTTTAAAGACTTGACTAGTTTTATGCAACAAAAATGGAAAACTTTTGCCTTTCTAATTGAATACCACGCTCAAATAATACATAATCAAATTAAAGtggaaaaatatacattttgttGCAtctgaaattattcaatttatataatgtaatgttacTAAATTTGATTTAGTATGAAGAGATCCGAATGATGCATTCGATGaaatatgcatttttatattatttttgtatcttaTCAGTGCATTATAAAGagtaacaaaaattatacaaatgtaCTGTgccaaaatatttttttatcgagaTGATTGTATGCTTCTTTAAGATATTTGTGAATCTTTCTATTGTATTTTTATGAGAGTTGCATAAGGTCTGTATAAAATGTTAGAACTAATCATTGCTTAGTTTACAAGTATTATTAGATGATTTTTgcatcatattttaaataataaattcttccTGTTTGCATTAATAGAACTCATAACTCATCACAACACAATAGCTCATCATTTAAATCATTTATAAATGCTCTGAAGAAAATGTGTTCAATGTTTATAAGTGTTTTAATACGCATTCTGTTTTAATATGCATAAAAAACAATGGGTACTATTATGTGTCATTATAGCTTCAAATTTCCCTTTTTAGGTTTGATCAATAAATTGAAAACAATTACGCTTACTAAACTCGCgaacaacttttatattttaaagaaacagTTTGAGAaacattttacaatatttaattaagacctacaaaaatattcaaaactttTCTACTCTTAACATtgaacaattttattaacgatcttcttatgtttcttttttgttattgCATTTAAAAAAAGTTTCTCGTTGTAGAAAACAATTGAGGCAAGCATaactttgaaatatataaaattacataaactGTAAGATGTGTATTACTCTAGGTTAATTGCAttgtatatatacttatatacgtTAATTTTACTATgtactataatatatttttcagaagTTATGTACATAAACATGTTTGCCAAGTGATTGGCATTTTCGTATGTTTCCTATGCGTAATCAAATCTCGAAGGGTTCGATAACTGCGAGCTGAATAAAAAAAACGCAGTAAGGATTTGCGTATCGGACGCAATCATTGTTCCAATATAACTGATCAATTCGTCCATTGAAACTGCCGAGCTTTTGTGTATGTCATGTATTTACGgcgattaataaaagaaaaacttATTAGCAAAAATATTGTAACTACAACTGCCGTACTTATAGTAGATGCGCAAAGTAtcatatatgaaatatacatgACGTTGTGTAAAGTAATTACAActattatattctttatataataaacctgaatatatatacataaaaacaaatgatttatatgtgtatgtaagtttatttaatcaatttggtttataaatatttaattacaaaatatagaTAGGTGCAAATCATACAGTATCAAGCAAATAACTATTATAATCAATCACAGAGTATTATTGCTGCGTATTTTTTGGTGTATTTTTTGGTGTATTTTTTGGAGGTTTAAGAAATcctatttttcttaaatatcttACAATAAATGGTGTTACACCTGCTGTTATTGGAAACCGAAGAGGTGCCATGAGTTTATGAAAACCATACGCAACCAAGAAAGTTGACGTATTACCAATGACACCACTTATTGTCGCATCGTCTACGTTGAATATAAAGAGAATGATAGGCATTAAATCTATACCTCTGAAatcaatatttctataattaatgcatgaaattattttaaatacgagtaatatataaattctattttttcgatatttatttctCGAATAACCttaatgtttatattttattagaggAGAAACCAAAtaacattttgtaaaattaaaacttttaaaaGCGTCAACGCAAAAGAAGCTTATATGTAAAAAAAGTAGATTATGCAGAAACGAACCTAACTACTGCTACATAACAAGCACCAAGAGATATCAGAGAaattgttgtatgaaatatgCAAACAGTAATCCCATACTCCTTTACTAATGTTAGATATTTATCTGTCATGGATACACGCTGTGTAGGTGTAGCCACCTGCTGTTTTGATGGTTCAGATGCTTTCGTTGAATATCCCATATTGTAAATGTATTTTGGCTTAAAAAGTGAATTTTCTGTGACATGGTTTGTTAGACCTGAGTAACagattataatttttacattattttcctcgtcaataagaattttataataattattgataaaagtttactactaaaatacattttgtaaaaaatattttctctttatGTAATTCCTACACCACATGCAGAAGTTTTGATTTAGACcattaatattctaataaaaaatatcttggAAAATCATTGAGAAAATTTGGCTTCATGGTATTCTTACTAACtacttttattcaattttacttGAGGTAAACGAATGCTTCGATAATGAGATTTCTGCATATCCTCGGCGATGTATTTTCCGTCTCTAGCCCATTGACCGCCTGGCATGTTCAAATGCGTTGATTTTCCATTCGAGCAAAATGGTTTCGGGACGTTGCTTTGCATCGATCCATTCAAACTAACTGCTCCAAAACAATCGTATGAATCTACATGTGTATCACTGGAGTTTTCCAAACCATTTGAACGCTCTGTTGGTTTTGATAATTGTTGCGAAAAAAATGATCTACAATCACTCTTGCCATATAATAGTATCGGTGCAGCGATGTCTCGTGCCCTTTCAGGTGTAAATCGCCCGGTCTCATTAGCAAATATTTCGGAGACGTTTGTAGGAAGCGATAGAGTAGGAGGATCGGGATACTGACGGACACTTGTAAAGTGAAGATTTTTCATGCGATTTTGATGAACGGCTGCAAACCGGATACACTGTATTTTGCCTAACGATGTGTTTGCTGAAAAAATTGTCATCAAAAGAAATCAGATAAGAAATGACAGTGtactgaaaaaaaagaaataaaaaaattgtaagaaatctgttaaaatattgtttttttatcatttttatcgttatatatacTAAACTGTTTTCACGCATCAAACTTCAGTTCGTTGTTAATTATCATGCAACTGATACAATGGAACAGTCATTGTGAAGatgtttatcattattattgttcCTGATGAAATGTATGATTGCAGTATAATATAATCACAGTAATAATgtataagatataaaaataatatagagaCATCGGTTTCAATCTGCCATTTCATAATAATACGAAATGTTATGAGagcattatttaatttaattgatttCAATTTTTAGAGATAGTCGTAACAGACATAAATTTGTACATAAAAGTAAATCATAAACTTCATACCTGTATGCGAAGCCTGTGATAAATTCGTCGATAAATAGAAGTTACTGATACGGGATAATGCCATCTTAAAACCTTCAGAGCACTTGTAAGCAGTGGTTCTGTTGATATATTATACAACACTGTTTTATATAGACATAGAAagtaatgtataaagatatgcctgttgaaatatataaaagataatcttACAATGCAATCTCGATGGAACTGCTTAACCCAAGGATAATTCAGGGTTTATATTTCTTTAGCTCTGCAATATAACACACAATTATAGATTTCTCGAATATTCATTGGTCTCTTAAGAAAATTCAATAATGCAAAAACGTCATACAAACCGGTTAATACTTTCTCCCTCTCTATATATAATAACACTGAAAGacacgttataaactattaatgCATATATGAACTAATAGTCATTTTTGCTACTTATTACTCCTATTTTACGTCTGCGTACATAGCACACCGCACGCCCTCTGTCATTCGTATATGTGTTTAAAACCAGAGTTGGTATTGACATTGACAGGTATTGATTATCAGGTGTTGTTGATAAAAGTTGacaattattaaaagtaaacaaaaaaaatatcgtcgtggttaatttttattgataacCGAAAACAATTTTCGGTATCAATACTAATTACTGGTAATTAGAAGAACTTTGATCATTTGTCATCATTGgttattcgtaattaaaatCATGTAAACTAAACTATTAATTCTTACACTAcaacttttaacatttttataactaTTATGATATTCGGTTTTAATTATGAGCAACGTACAAAATAGACTATCACCATCATTACCATTGAACAACGACAGGAgaatgatatacaaaatatacatataacagaTTTACCACCTTATGGAACTTTGTATTGCATGTCCTGAAATACCGATCGTACAATATATTTGAGATTTCATTGTGCCATCTACTAT
This DNA window, taken from Bombus terrestris chromosome 3, iyBomTerr1.2, whole genome shotgun sequence, encodes the following:
- the LOC100644081 gene encoding frizzled-7-B, whose product is MIPCYATIYVLSVAVFGVNAFHAKDPLAHHGRCEPITINLCMNIPYNETIMPNLMNHQKQEDAGQEVHQFAPLVKMKCSPDLRFFLCTVYAPVCTIIDRAIPPCRSLCESARAGCERLMNSFGFAWPDNLDCSKLPENGGPELCVGHNETTPPEPSPPVYTPPLMPVPEFQPSWTGGPKPYGSGFMLGARDFGFVCPMQFKVPHELGYSLKVGDKVELNCGAPCDGMFFTERERRFSRIWVGTWASICAASCFFTFLTFLIDTDRFRYPERPIIFLSVCYLMVALAYVIGWAAGNSIACREPFPPPLDMRIQMASTISQGTKHELCTVLFMVLYFFGMASSIWWVILTLTWFLAAGLKWGHEAIEANSQYFHLAAWAAPAIKTVTILALGKVEGDILSGVCYVGLWNVEALRGFVLAPLCVYLILGTAFLLAGFVSLFRIRTVMKHDGTKTDKLEKLMIRIGIFSVLYIVPALIVIACLFYEQAYFDQWMLTWNMEMCSRPGPQSLYSMPCPVGERTRDVGRRPEFEVFMIKYLMAMIVGITSSFWVWSSKTLTSWRQFFNHIQGRRAEAYV
- the LOC100644197 gene encoding uncharacterized protein LOC100644197 → MALSRISNFYLSTNLSQASHTANTSLGKIQCIRFAAVHQNRMKNLHFTSVRQYPDPPTLSLPTNVSEIFANETGRFTPERARDIAAPILLYGKSDCRSFFSQQLSKPTERSNGLENSSDTHVDSYDCFGAVSLNGSMQSNVPKPFCSNGKSTHLNMPGGQWARDGKYIAEDMQKSHYRSIRLPQVKLNKSSLTNHVTENSLFKPKYIYNMGYSTKASEPSKQQVATPTQRVSMTDKYLTLVKEYGITVCIFHTTISLISLGACYVAVVRGIDLMPIILFIFNVDDATISGVIGNTSTFLVAYGFHKLMAPLRFPITAGVTPFIVRYLRKIGFLKPPKNTPKNTPKNTQQ